Proteins encoded by one window of Massilia sp. NR 4-1:
- a CDS encoding serine/threonine-protein kinase, whose product MAAQNNAPLPDGLDIAGYRIVKKIASGGFSIVYLAYDAEDNAVAIKEYLPSALVLRQEGELLPAISKSNLPVFRIGLKCFFEEGRALARISHPNVVRVLNFFRANDTVYMVMAYESGHSLQDQIQRQRAKGRQLGEAFIRQIFIQVLKGLREVHANQLLHLDLKPANIYLRTDGTPMLLDFGAARQTINNDSPKLMPMYTPGFAAPELYVKNEALGPWTDIYSIGASIFACMVGSPPQPADQRRQDDRMESHFERLNGRYSPELVKLVRWALSVDPLARPQSLFEMQKILQQPGTPIAAPAAAAPGTLERLGSQLRGLFGRVAGRRADASQDKSGDGGTR is encoded by the coding sequence ATGGCTGCTCAAAACAACGCCCCGTTGCCGGATGGGCTGGATATAGCTGGATACCGCATTGTAAAGAAAATTGCCTCGGGCGGGTTCAGTATTGTGTATCTCGCCTACGATGCCGAAGACAATGCGGTAGCCATCAAGGAGTATTTACCAAGCGCCCTCGTACTTCGTCAAGAGGGGGAACTACTGCCCGCCATCTCGAAATCCAACCTTCCGGTCTTTAGAATCGGGCTGAAATGCTTTTTTGAGGAGGGGCGGGCGCTGGCGCGGATTTCGCATCCGAATGTTGTAAGAGTGTTGAATTTCTTCCGCGCGAACGATACCGTGTATATGGTGATGGCCTATGAATCGGGTCATTCCTTGCAGGATCAGATCCAGCGCCAGCGCGCCAAAGGACGGCAATTGGGCGAGGCTTTCATCCGCCAGATTTTTATCCAGGTGCTGAAAGGGCTGCGCGAAGTGCATGCCAACCAGCTGCTGCATCTGGACCTGAAACCGGCCAATATCTATCTGCGCACCGACGGCACGCCGATGCTGCTGGATTTCGGCGCGGCGCGCCAGACTATCAATAACGATAGCCCCAAGCTGATGCCGATGTACACGCCGGGCTTTGCCGCGCCCGAGCTGTATGTCAAAAACGAGGCGCTCGGCCCCTGGACTGATATATACAGTATCGGCGCATCCATCTTCGCCTGCATGGTCGGTTCGCCGCCGCAGCCGGCCGACCAGCGCCGCCAGGACGACCGCATGGAAAGCCATTTCGAGCGTCTGAACGGCCGCTATTCGCCCGAGCTGGTGAAGCTGGTACGATGGGCTTTGAGCGTCGATCCGCTGGCCCGGCCGCAAAGCCTGTTCGAGATGCAGAAGATTTTGCAGCAGCCCGGCACGCCCATCGCGGCGCCGGCGGCCGCGGCGCCGGGCACGCTGGAGCGCCTGGGCAGCCAGCTGCGCGGCCTGTTCGGACGCGTGGCGGGACGCCGCGCCGATGCGTCGCAGGACAAGTCCGGGGATGGCGGGACGCGCTAA
- a CDS encoding TetR/AcrR family transcriptional regulator, giving the protein MITPDYSTEAAPQTRERLIQTMIHLLQTRGLHGAGLSELLALAQAPKGVLYHHFPGGKTALAVAAVEATTAWSCNKLDEYLGGGADVGQALGRWIERAQRGLHGSGFERGCPLAAVALESTAADTELRAALAAGFQAIRERLALALRRNGQSEAAAQGLAALIVATYEGGLLQARVANDTAPMAQATVALLTLLKEKEQK; this is encoded by the coding sequence ATGATTACCCCCGATTACTCGACCGAAGCGGCACCCCAGACCCGCGAGCGCCTGATCCAGACCATGATCCACCTGCTGCAGACGCGCGGCCTGCACGGCGCGGGCCTGAGCGAACTGCTGGCCCTGGCGCAGGCGCCCAAGGGCGTGCTTTACCACCATTTCCCCGGTGGCAAGACGGCGCTGGCCGTGGCTGCCGTGGAAGCGACCACGGCCTGGAGCTGCAACAAACTCGACGAGTATCTCGGCGGCGGTGCCGACGTCGGCCAAGCACTGGGGCGCTGGATCGAACGCGCCCAGCGTGGCCTGCACGGCAGCGGCTTCGAGCGTGGCTGTCCGCTGGCGGCGGTGGCGCTCGAAAGCACAGCCGCCGACACCGAGCTGCGCGCCGCGCTGGCCGCCGGCTTCCAGGCCATCCGCGAGCGTCTGGCCCTGGCCCTGCGGCGCAACGGCCAGAGTGAAGCCGCCGCCCAGGGCCTGGCGGCCCTGATCGTCGCCACCTACGAAGGCGGGCTGCTGCAAGCCCGCGTCGCCAACGACACCGCGCCTATGGCCCAGGCCACGGTCGCGCTGCTGACCCTACTCAAGGAAAAGGAGCAGAAATGA
- a CDS encoding PP2C family serine/threonine-protein phosphatase, which yields MQFSVYQESHIGGRKLNQDRMGYSFTRDALLLVLADGMGGHLHGEIAASVTLQTLSAMFQQQALPYVKGPERFLEDALHAAHREIHRYRNVHQLADTPRTTVVACLVQHNMATWAHCGDSRLYWLRGGQLLGRTRDHSHVESLIDRGLVPPSARATHPDRNKLYNCLGASTPPKVEVSRRASLLPGDVVLLCSDGLWSMLTDEELAQRLFAQTVVRAVPDMLQTALSRGGAASDNATALAIMWQGSSVADSVPTLAGDASTVISTETLPADLLSTTIHGPQAGARPSAGKTAADAFDEAEIERAIAEIRGAIEKSSQILRKDSKE from the coding sequence ATGCAGTTTTCGGTGTATCAGGAAAGCCACATCGGCGGCCGCAAGCTGAATCAGGACCGCATGGGCTACAGCTTCACGCGCGACGCCTTGCTGCTGGTGCTGGCCGACGGCATGGGCGGCCATCTGCATGGCGAGATCGCCGCCAGCGTCACGCTGCAAACCCTGTCCGCCATGTTCCAGCAGCAGGCCTTGCCTTATGTGAAAGGGCCGGAGCGCTTTCTGGAAGACGCGCTGCACGCCGCCCACCGCGAAATCCACCGCTACCGCAATGTGCACCAGCTGGCCGATACGCCGCGCACCACGGTGGTGGCCTGCCTGGTCCAGCACAATATGGCGACCTGGGCGCATTGCGGCGATTCGCGCCTGTACTGGCTGCGCGGCGGCCAGCTGCTGGGGCGCACGCGCGACCACTCGCATGTGGAAAGCCTGATCGACAGAGGCCTGGTGCCGCCCTCGGCGCGCGCCACCCATCCCGACCGCAACAAGCTGTATAACTGCCTGGGCGCGTCCACGCCGCCCAAGGTGGAAGTGTCGCGCCGCGCCAGCCTGTTGCCGGGCGACGTGGTGTTATTATGCTCGGATGGCTTGTGGTCCATGCTGACGGACGAGGAGCTGGCGCAGCGCCTGTTCGCCCAGACCGTGGTGCGCGCGGTGCCCGATATGCTGCAGACGGCCTTGTCGCGCGGCGGCGCCGCCAGCGATAATGCGACCGCGCTGGCCATCATGTGGCAGGGCAGCAGCGTGGCCGACAGCGTGCCGACGCTGGCGGGCGACGCCTCTACCGTGATCTCGACCGAGACGCTGCCGGCCGACCTGCTCAGCACCACGATCCATGGCCCGCAAGCCGGGGCGCGGCCATCCGCCGGGAAGACCGCCGCCGACGCCTTCGACGAAGCCGAAATAGAACGCGCCATCGCGGAAATCCGCGGGGCAATCGAGAAATCCTCGCAAATACTACGGAAAGACAGCAAAGAATGA
- a CDS encoding YicC/YloC family endoribonuclease: protein MTGYAVATSESAAGTLTIEIKSVNSRFLDLQFRINDDLRALEPDLRSAIMAAITRGKVELRLSFGRKAAGAGTQALNIPLLNELARLQGEVGKHFSGAAQMSVAELLRWPGVVEEAQIGQESLQADVAALMGRTLQAFVTSRQREGAALEAMLVSRIESMEGIVKRITPLIPQVVAQFQQKAVERMQEALGLACQGSNNSPSRQDAMERIRQEVILYGIRIDVAEELGRLSAHLSETRHILKKGGQVGKRLDFMMQELNREANTLGAKASVKELADASMELKLLIEQMREQVQNLE from the coding sequence ATGACAGGCTACGCGGTTGCCACCAGCGAGAGCGCGGCGGGAACCTTGACGATCGAAATCAAGAGCGTAAATTCGCGTTTCCTTGACCTTCAATTCCGCATCAACGACGATTTACGCGCGCTTGAACCCGATTTACGGTCTGCCATCATGGCCGCCATCACCCGCGGCAAAGTCGAACTGCGCCTGAGCTTTGGCCGCAAGGCGGCCGGCGCCGGCACCCAGGCCCTGAACATCCCCTTGTTGAACGAACTGGCCCGCCTGCAAGGCGAGGTGGGCAAGCATTTCTCCGGCGCCGCCCAGATGAGCGTGGCCGAACTGCTGCGCTGGCCCGGCGTGGTGGAAGAAGCCCAGATCGGCCAGGAATCGCTGCAGGCCGACGTCGCCGCCCTCATGGGCCGTACCTTGCAAGCCTTCGTCACCAGCCGCCAGCGTGAAGGCGCGGCGCTGGAAGCGATGCTGGTGTCGCGCATCGAATCGATGGAAGGCATCGTCAAGCGCATCACCCCGCTGATCCCCCAGGTGGTGGCGCAATTCCAGCAGAAAGCCGTGGAGCGCATGCAGGAAGCGCTGGGCCTGGCCTGCCAGGGCTCCAACAATTCCCCCTCGCGCCAGGACGCCATGGAGCGCATCCGCCAGGAAGTGATCCTGTACGGCATCCGCATCGACGTGGCCGAAGAGCTGGGCCGCCTGTCGGCCCACCTCAGCGAAACCCGCCACATTTTGAAGAAAGGCGGCCAGGTCGGCAAACGCCTCGACTTCATGATGCAGGAGCTGAACCGCGAAGCCAACACCCTGGGCGCCAAAGCCTCCGTCAAGGAGCTGGCCGACGCCTCGATGGAGCTCAAGCTCTTGATCGAGCAGATGCGCGAACAGGTGCAGAACCTGGAGTAA
- the rph gene encoding ribonuclease PH, with translation MSFESRPSGRAVDALRAVRLTRNYTKHAEGSVLIECGDTKVICTASIEEKVPGFLKGKGQGWLTAEYGMLPRSTHSRMDREAAKGKQSGRTQEIQRLIGRSLRAAFDLEAFGERTLHLDCDVIQADGGTRTASITGAMVAAYDAFSKLVASGALAAVPLRHFVAAISVGVYQGMPVLDLDYVEDSGCDTDMNIIMTESGHFIEVQGTAEGEAFDRAVMNRLLDLADGGIRDLVKLQKQALGLAE, from the coding sequence ATGAGTTTTGAATCCCGTCCCAGCGGCCGCGCCGTCGATGCCCTGCGCGCCGTGCGCCTGACCCGCAACTACACCAAGCATGCCGAAGGTTCGGTGCTGATCGAGTGCGGCGACACCAAGGTGATCTGCACCGCCAGCATCGAAGAGAAAGTGCCCGGCTTCCTGAAGGGCAAAGGCCAGGGCTGGCTGACGGCCGAATACGGCATGCTGCCGCGCTCCACCCACTCGCGCATGGACCGCGAGGCGGCCAAGGGCAAGCAAAGCGGCCGCACCCAGGAAATCCAGCGCCTGATCGGCCGCTCGCTGCGCGCCGCCTTCGACCTGGAAGCCTTCGGCGAGCGCACCTTGCACCTGGACTGCGACGTGATCCAGGCCGACGGCGGCACCCGCACCGCCTCCATCACCGGCGCCATGGTTGCCGCCTACGACGCCTTCAGCAAGCTGGTGGCGTCCGGCGCGCTGGCCGCCGTGCCGCTGCGCCACTTCGTCGCCGCCATTTCGGTCGGCGTGTATCAGGGCATGCCGGTGCTGGACCTGGACTATGTGGAAGATTCCGGCTGCGACACCGATATGAACATCATCATGACGGAGAGCGGCCACTTCATCGAAGTGCAGGGCACGGCCGAAGGCGAGGCGTTCGACCGCGCCGTGATGAACCGCCTGCTCGACCTGGCCGACGGCGGCATCCGCGACCTGGTCAAGCTGCAAAAGCAGGCACTGGGACTGGCGGAGTAA
- a CDS encoding alpha/beta fold hydrolase gives MSQSDRTAASAPDATVAAREANAKRDKMPPVAGAAGLPGAAASASGIAPVQAQHAEAGAPTLASAPQRGSALPPFTAAASAGGEALTLHAADGYALAAVRYRAIGEERGRLIVAGATGVPQGFYRRFAEFAAARGYTVLTFDYRGVGRSAPASLRGFDGDFLVWGRLDLAAAVAHMANGTVPLYLVGHSYGGHALGLLPEPHKVDGMYVFGTGAGWHGWMPRLERLRVLAMWHVAGPLLVRWKGFLAWSKLGMGEDLPLGVYRQWKHWCGFPNYFFDDPKMRATAEGFGRVRAPIVAVNATDDAWAPPQSRDAFMRGYRNAPWSGVDVHGQRSGLGPIGHMGYFRATAQPLWEAALQWFDGLPRAV, from the coding sequence ATGAGTCAATCCGACCGGACCGCCGCGTCCGCGCCCGATGCCACCGTCGCTGCACGCGAAGCAAACGCCAAGCGCGACAAGATGCCGCCTGTGGCTGGCGCCGCAGGCTTGCCCGGCGCCGCCGCCAGTGCCTCCGGCATTGCGCCGGTCCAGGCGCAACATGCCGAGGCTGGCGCGCCGACGCTGGCATCCGCGCCGCAGCGGGGCAGTGCTTTGCCGCCGTTCACCGCTGCCGCGTCGGCCGGGGGCGAAGCCCTGACCCTGCATGCGGCCGATGGCTATGCGCTGGCCGCCGTGCGCTATCGCGCCATCGGCGAAGAGCGGGGCCGGCTGATCGTGGCCGGTGCGACCGGGGTGCCGCAGGGCTTTTACCGCCGCTTCGCCGAGTTCGCGGCGGCGCGCGGCTATACGGTGCTGACTTTCGATTATCGCGGCGTGGGCCGTTCGGCCCCGGCTTCGCTGCGCGGCTTCGACGGCGACTTCCTGGTCTGGGGCCGCCTCGACCTGGCGGCGGCGGTGGCGCATATGGCGAATGGCACAGTACCGCTTTACCTGGTCGGCCATTCCTATGGCGGCCACGCGCTCGGCCTGCTGCCCGAGCCGCACAAGGTCGACGGCATGTATGTGTTCGGCACCGGCGCGGGCTGGCATGGCTGGATGCCGCGCCTGGAACGTCTACGCGTGCTGGCCATGTGGCATGTGGCCGGTCCGTTGCTGGTGCGCTGGAAGGGCTTCCTGGCCTGGAGCAAGCTGGGCATGGGCGAGGACTTGCCGCTCGGCGTCTACCGCCAGTGGAAGCACTGGTGCGGCTTCCCCAATTACTTCTTCGACGATCCGAAGATGCGCGCCACGGCCGAGGGCTTCGGCCGCGTGCGCGCTCCCATCGTCGCCGTCAACGCCACCGACGACGCCTGGGCCCCGCCGCAGTCGCGCGACGCCTTCATGCGCGGCTACCGCAACGCGCCCTGGTCCGGCGTCGACGTGCACGGCCAGCGCAGCGGCCTCGGCCCGATCGGCCATATGGGCTATTTCCGCGCCACCGCCCAGCCGCTGTGGGAGGCCGCGCTGCAGTGGTTCGACGGCCTGCCGCGCGCCGTCTGA
- a CDS encoding carboxypeptidase-like regulatory domain-containing protein, which produces MSQTGPLTISGVVEDAAGRPAPYARVFFVSAPAAMPDTALLTGEDGSFTLSVPVAGNYQIGINADGHPPLTAHAVAGAGQGAPLRLKLAPQ; this is translated from the coding sequence ATGAGCCAGACAGGGCCTTTGACCATTTCCGGGGTGGTGGAAGACGCGGCCGGCCGGCCCGCGCCGTATGCGCGTGTATTCTTTGTCAGTGCCCCGGCCGCGATGCCGGACACGGCCCTGCTGACCGGCGAAGATGGCAGCTTCACGCTGTCGGTGCCGGTGGCGGGGAATTATCAGATCGGTATCAATGCCGACGGCCACCCGCCGCTGACGGCCCACGCCGTCGCGGGAGCGGGGCAGGGCGCCCCGCTGCGGCTGAAGCTGGCGCCGCAATAA
- the hemW gene encoding radical SAM family heme chaperone HemW, with translation MIPIKPVGSKPVSTPSSPSGPSGVSGVGGAAGVALQYLQPGALNLSALPPLSLYIHWPWCVRKCPYCDFNSHEAKADENLEEAYLAALRADLEMSLPLIWGRKIYTVFIGGGTPSLMSAAGLDRLLSDLRTLLPLDGACEITMEANPGTFEAEKFKSYRASGINRLSIGIQSFNAQHLKALGRIHDDGEARRAVEIAQANFDNFNLDLMYALPSQTLDEARRDLETALSFRPPHLSLYHLTMEPNTLFAKYPPQLPDDDASADMQDLVAEMTAAAGYGHYEVSAYAQPGHQARHNLNYWQFGDYLGIGAGAHSKLSFPHRVLRQARYKQPKTYMEQMAAGAPVQEEHEIGRGEMGFEFMLNALRLQGGFSPNLFAERTGTAMNTIEKALNEAEAKGLLYRDHLLIKPTELGQRFLNDLQQMFLAD, from the coding sequence ATGATTCCGATTAAGCCGGTGGGCAGCAAGCCGGTGTCCACCCCCTCCAGTCCCAGTGGTCCCAGCGGCGTAAGCGGCGTGGGCGGCGCCGCCGGCGTCGCTCTGCAGTATCTGCAGCCGGGCGCGCTGAACCTGAGCGCGCTGCCGCCGCTGTCGCTGTACATTCACTGGCCCTGGTGCGTGCGCAAATGCCCGTATTGCGATTTCAACTCGCACGAGGCGAAGGCGGACGAAAATCTGGAAGAGGCGTATCTGGCGGCCCTGCGCGCCGACCTGGAAATGTCGCTGCCGCTGATCTGGGGCAGAAAGATTTATACCGTTTTCATCGGCGGCGGCACGCCCAGCCTGATGTCGGCCGCTGGCCTGGACCGGCTGCTGTCGGACCTGCGTACCCTGCTGCCGCTGGATGGCGCCTGCGAAATCACGATGGAAGCCAATCCCGGCACCTTCGAGGCGGAGAAGTTCAAGTCCTATCGTGCCAGCGGCATCAACCGCCTGTCGATCGGCATCCAAAGCTTCAACGCCCAGCACCTGAAGGCGCTGGGCCGCATCCATGACGACGGCGAAGCGCGGCGCGCGGTGGAAATCGCGCAAGCCAACTTCGACAACTTCAATCTGGACCTGATGTACGCGCTGCCGTCGCAGACGCTGGACGAGGCGCGCCGCGACCTGGAAACGGCGCTGTCCTTCCGTCCGCCCCATCTGTCGCTGTACCACCTGACGATGGAGCCGAACACCCTGTTCGCCAAATACCCGCCGCAGCTGCCGGACGACGACGCCAGCGCCGACATGCAGGATCTGGTGGCCGAGATGACGGCCGCCGCCGGCTACGGCCATTACGAGGTGTCGGCCTACGCCCAGCCGGGCCACCAGGCGCGCCACAACCTGAACTACTGGCAGTTCGGCGACTATCTGGGCATCGGCGCCGGCGCGCACTCCAAGCTGTCCTTCCCCCACCGCGTACTGCGCCAGGCGCGCTACAAGCAGCCCAAGACCTATATGGAACAGATGGCGGCCGGCGCTCCGGTGCAGGAAGAGCATGAGATCGGACGCGGCGAAATGGGCTTCGAGTTCATGCTCAACGCCCTGCGCCTGCAGGGTGGCTTCTCGCCCAATCTGTTCGCCGAGCGCACCGGCACGGCCATGAACACGATCGAGAAGGCGCTCAACGAGGCCGAAGCCAAAGGCCTGCTCTACCGCGACCACCTGCTGATCAAACCGACGGAACTGGGCCAGCGTTTCCTCAACGACCTGCAGCAGATGTTCCTGGCTGACTGA
- the rdgB gene encoding RdgB/HAM1 family non-canonical purine NTP pyrophosphatase yields MQKLILASNNPGKLKEFNELLSTVGFSVHAQGEYDVPEADEPYFTFVENALTKARHASRLTGLPALADDSGVCVNALGGAPGVFSARFAGEPKSDVRNSEKLIADLAAHADKSAYYYCVLVFVRHADDPQPVIADARWNGEIIAEARGNGGFGYDPHFYIAELGKCAAELAAEEKNRLSHRGQALRLLVEKLKK; encoded by the coding sequence ATGCAAAAGCTTATCCTCGCCTCGAACAATCCGGGCAAACTCAAAGAATTCAATGAACTGCTGTCCACCGTCGGCTTCAGCGTGCACGCCCAGGGCGAGTACGATGTGCCGGAGGCGGATGAGCCTTATTTCACCTTTGTCGAAAATGCACTGACCAAGGCGCGCCATGCGTCGCGCCTGACCGGCCTGCCGGCGCTGGCCGACGATTCGGGCGTCTGCGTCAATGCGCTGGGCGGCGCGCCCGGCGTGTTCTCGGCGCGCTTCGCGGGCGAGCCGAAGTCGGATGTGCGCAACAGCGAAAAGCTGATCGCCGACCTGGCCGCGCATGCCGACAAATCGGCCTACTACTACTGCGTGCTGGTCTTCGTGCGCCATGCCGACGACCCGCAGCCGGTGATCGCCGACGCGCGCTGGAATGGCGAGATCATCGCCGAGGCGCGCGGCAACGGCGGTTTTGGCTACGATCCGCATTTCTACATCGCGGAACTGGGCAAGTGCGCCGCCGAACTGGCGGCCGAAGAGAAGAACCGCCTGTCCCACCGCGGCCAGGCTTTGCGTCTGTTGGTTGAGAAGCTGAAGAAATGA
- a CDS encoding serine protease, translating to MAIHTEEAGVRSGHTSVSNLGEESADAVGKPVSAPPSEGKDGDAKPARADGTETLEGHRHSVNKFAETVQAAQFVAPPDRGLRDIGEASFGTPPSRQETVHGPDDRIQISNTNVYPWRVHCSLLITAADNSTWIGTAWFIGPHTLMTAGHVVHIKNSGVPGRDGWVKRIQVMPGRNGASLPYGSVTSSNFRSVTGWTNSGDENYDYGAIILPTDLGNTTGWLGFGVYSDADLVASTGNISGYPGDKPSGTQWYDSRKIASVNSRKVYYDIDTAGGQSGSAVYRIVNGARYAVAIHAYGGATTNSGTRIVQAVYNNMAAWKA from the coding sequence ATGGCAATCCATACAGAAGAGGCCGGCGTCCGCTCGGGCCACACGTCCGTATCCAATCTAGGGGAAGAAAGCGCCGACGCCGTCGGCAAGCCGGTCTCGGCGCCGCCGTCCGAAGGCAAGGATGGCGACGCCAAGCCGGCCCGCGCCGATGGCACGGAAACCCTGGAAGGACACCGCCACAGCGTCAATAAATTCGCCGAAACCGTGCAGGCGGCCCAGTTTGTCGCGCCGCCCGACCGCGGCCTGCGCGATATCGGCGAAGCCTCGTTCGGCACGCCGCCGAGCCGGCAGGAAACCGTGCACGGGCCGGACGACCGCATCCAGATCAGCAATACCAATGTCTATCCCTGGCGCGTGCACTGCTCGCTGCTGATCACCGCCGCCGACAATTCCACCTGGATCGGCACGGCCTGGTTCATCGGCCCGCATACCCTGATGACGGCCGGCCACGTGGTCCACATCAAGAACAGCGGCGTACCGGGGCGCGACGGCTGGGTCAAACGGATCCAGGTCATGCCGGGCCGCAATGGCGCCAGCCTGCCCTATGGTTCGGTGACCTCGTCCAACTTCCGCTCCGTCACCGGCTGGACCAATAGCGGCGACGAGAACTACGATTACGGCGCCATCATCCTGCCGACCGACCTGGGCAACACCACGGGCTGGCTGGGCTTTGGCGTATATTCCGATGCCGACCTGGTGGCCTCGACCGGCAATATCTCCGGCTATCCGGGCGACAAGCCGAGCGGCACCCAGTGGTATGACTCGCGCAAGATCGCTTCGGTCAATTCGCGCAAAGTCTATTACGATATCGACACGGCCGGCGGTCAGAGCGGCAGCGCCGTGTATCGCATCGTCAACGGTGCGCGTTACGCCGTCGCCATCCACGCTTATGGCGGCGCGACCACCAATTCCGGCACCCGCATCGTGCAGGCGGTGTATAACAATATGGCGGCCTGGAAGGCCTGA
- the gmk gene encoding guanylate kinase: protein MSQHFSGSLFMVAAPSGAGKSTLVNALLAQEPGIKLSISTTTRQPRPGEEHGREYFFTTAEDFVARAQAGEFLEWAEVHGNYYGTSRIFVEEQMKTGTDILLEIDWQGARQVKKQFPQAAGIFILPPSIAALEERLHKRGQDEPHVITRRLLAAGGEIAHAPDFEYVIINEEFSVALSQLGAIVRSARCRFAQQAARNVELFAQLGIHAEHAE from the coding sequence ATGAGCCAACATTTCTCCGGCAGCCTGTTCATGGTGGCCGCCCCCTCCGGCGCCGGCAAATCGACCCTGGTCAATGCCCTGCTGGCCCAGGAACCCGGCATCAAGCTGTCGATCTCGACCACCACGCGCCAGCCGCGTCCGGGCGAAGAGCACGGCCGCGAGTACTTCTTCACCACCGCCGAGGATTTCGTGGCGCGCGCCCAGGCCGGCGAATTCCTGGAATGGGCCGAGGTGCACGGCAATTACTACGGCACCTCGCGCATCTTCGTCGAAGAACAGATGAAGACCGGCACCGACATCCTGCTGGAAATCGATTGGCAGGGCGCGCGCCAGGTCAAGAAGCAGTTCCCGCAGGCGGCCGGCATCTTCATCCTGCCGCCGTCGATCGCGGCGCTGGAGGAAAGGCTGCATAAACGCGGCCAGGACGAACCGCATGTGATCACGCGGCGCCTGCTGGCGGCGGGCGGCGAAATCGCCCACGCGCCCGACTTCGAGTATGTTATTATCAATGAAGAGTTTTCGGTCGCACTGTCCCAACTGGGTGCGATCGTCCGATCGGCCCGTTGCCGGTTTGCGCAACAAGCGGCCCGCAATGTCGAGCTGTTTGCCCAACTGGGTATCCACGCCGAGCACGCTGAATAA